A DNA window from Aquarana catesbeiana isolate 2022-GZ linkage group LG01, ASM4218655v1, whole genome shotgun sequence contains the following coding sequences:
- the LOC141128683 gene encoding olfactory receptor 11L1-like, translated as MVYPENCTAVTEILVIGFKPYYGFRIPMFVAFLIIYILIFSENLMIIYIIWNSTRLKSPMFFSIKSMCVYELVSITNMLPMMLHYIVTERPTITVTGCSIQSVMYGITGDVGSFHYALMSYDRYLAVCHPLRYSSFVNNIIYLRVVIAFWIISIAFSAVTAALLSQIQFCGPNTIHHFFCDFFPFLDLATSDTTPIRFYTLVVSALMIFVTILSVFITYMFIIRSILKIPSSSGRRKTFSTCSSHLIVFSMQYSVSLGVYVLPAEIVTPQVTNTYTIVQFCWTPLMNPLIYTFNNKAFRAECMRKIKKINRTI; from the coding sequence ATGGTGTATCCAGAGAACTGCACAGCCGTCACTGAAATTCTGGTTATTGGATTTAAACCTTACTATGGCTTCCGGATTCCAATGTTTGTTGCGTTTCTTATCATTTACATTTTGATATTCAGTGAAAATCTAATGATCATCTATATCATTTGGAATAGTACTCGTCTTAAGTCACCCatgtttttttcaattaaaagCATGTGCGTATATGAACTGGTGAGCATTACAAATATGCTTCCAATGATGCTCCATTATATCGTTACTGAAAGACCGACCATCACTGTAACTGGCTGCAGCATACAATCAGTTATGTACGGGATTACAGGAGATGTCGGGAGCTTCCACTATGCTTTAATGTCTTATGACAGATACCTGGCTGTTTGCCATCCTTTGCGCTATTCTTCTTTTGTGAATAATATCATCTATCTTCGGGTGGTCATTGCTTTTTGGATTATTTCCATTGCATTTTCAGCTGTCACAGCTGCTTTATTGAGCCAGATACAGTTTTGTGGTCCTAACACAATTCATCATTTCTTCTGTGACTTTTTTCCATTCCTGGACCTGGCCACCTCCGATACAACACCTATTCGCTTCTATACTCTTGTGGTTAGCGCCTTGATGATATTTGTCACAATTCTATCCGTTTTTATAACATACATGTTTATAATTCGTTCAATTCTTAAAATTCCCTCATCCTCCGGCAGGAGGAAGACCTTCTCTACATGTAGCTCCCACCTGATTGTGTTCTCTATGCAGTACAGTGTCAGTCTTGGTGTCTATGTGCTTCCTGCTGAAATAGTGACACCTCAAGTCACCAACACTTACACAATTGTACAGTTTTGCTGGACCCCCTTAATGAACCCACTGATCTATACATTTAACAATAAAGCGTTTCGGGCAGAATGTATGAGAAAGATTAAGAAAATAAATAGAACAATTTGA